One window of the Carassius auratus strain Wakin chromosome 20, ASM336829v1, whole genome shotgun sequence genome contains the following:
- the LOC113120666 gene encoding transcription factor AP-2-beta isoform X2 gives MLVHTYSSTDRHDGVPSHSSRLSQLGSVSQGPYSSAPPLSHTPSSDFQPPYFPPPYQPLPYHQSQDPYSHVSDPYSLNALHQSQQHPWGSRQRQDMGSESGALLPQPRASLPQLSGLDPRRDYSSMRRPDVLLHSTHHGLEAGMGDGLSLHGLTHGMEDVQAMEDANNGMNILDQSVIKKVPVPHKSVASLMMNKDGLIGGITVNVNEVFCSVPGRLSLLSSTSKYKVTVGEVQRRLSPPECLNASLLGGVLRRAKSKNGGRSLREKLEKIGLNLPAGRRKAANVTLLTSLVEGEAVHLARDFGYICETEFPTKAVSEYLNRQHTDPNELHSRKNMLLATKQLCKEFMDLLAQDRTPLGNSRPTPILEPGIQSCLSHFSFITHGFGSPAICAALTALQNYLTEALKGLDKMFLNNPTPNRHTPADGSKGAGEKEEKHRK, from the exons ATGTTAGTGCACACGTATTCCTCCACG GACCGCCATGATGGGGTACCGAGCCACAGTTCCAGACTGTCCCAGCTGGGATCGGTCTCTCAGGGTCCGTACTCCAGCGCTCCGCCGCTCTCTCACACACCTTCCTCGGACTTCCAACCGCCGTACTTTCCGCCGCCGTACCAGCCGCTGCCGTATCACCAGAGTCAGGACCCGTACTCACACGTCAGTGACCCGTACTCTCTGAACGCTCTTCACCAGTCTCAGCAGCACCCGTGGGGCTCCCGGCAGAGGCAGGACATGGGCTCGGAGAGCGGAGCTTTACTGCCGCAGCCTCGAGCCTCTTTACCGCAGCTCTCGGGTCTGGACCCCCGGCGGGACTACTCCAGCATGCGCCGACCGGACGTGCTGCTCCACTCCACACATCACGGGCTCGAGGCGGGGATGGGAGATGGTCTGTCCCTTCATGGCCTGACACACGGCATGGAAGATGTGCAG GCTATGGAGGACGCAAACAACGGGATGAACATCCTGGATCAGTCTGTCATTAAAAAAG TTCCAGTTCCACACAAGAGCGTCGCTTCTCTGATGATGAACAAAGACGGTCTAATCGGCGGGATCACCGTGAACGTCAACGAGGTCTTCTGCTCGGTTCCCGGCCGCCTGTCGCTTCTTAGCTCCACATCCAAATATAAAGTGACGGTTGGCGAGGTCCAGCGGCGCCTCTCTCCGCCAGAGTGCCTCAACGCCTCTCTGCTTGGCGGGGTTCTACGGAG AGCGAAGTCGAAAAATGGCGGGAGATCACTGAGGGAAAAGCTGGAGAAGATCGGCTTGAATTTGCCCGCGGGGAGACGCAAAGCAGCGAATGTCACTTTACTGACGTCGCTAGTAGAAG GAGAAGCTGTTCATTTGGCTCGCGACTTTGGCTACATTTGTGAAACGGAATTTCCCACAAAGGCCGTGTCTGAATATCTGAACAGACAGCACACAGATCCAAACGAACTGCACTCGCGAAAGAACATGCTGCTCGCCACAAA GCAATTGTGTAAGGAGTTCATGGACCTGTTGGCTCAAGATCGCACTCCATTAGGAAACTCTCGGCCTACGCCCATCCTGGAGCCAGGAATCCAGAGCTGCCTGTCACACTTCAGCTTCATCACACACGGTTTTGGTTCTCCAGCCATCTGCGCCGCCCTCACGGCTTTGCAGAATTACCTGACTGAAGCCCTTAAAGGCCTCGACAAGATGTTCCTGAACAACCCCACCCCCAACCGACACACACCTGCAGACGGCTCCAAAggagctggagagaaagaggaaaaacacAGGAAATGA
- the LOC113120666 gene encoding transcription factor AP-2-beta isoform X1: MHSLYRDQRANMLWKLVENVKYEDIYEDRHDGVPSHSSRLSQLGSVSQGPYSSAPPLSHTPSSDFQPPYFPPPYQPLPYHQSQDPYSHVSDPYSLNALHQSQQHPWGSRQRQDMGSESGALLPQPRASLPQLSGLDPRRDYSSMRRPDVLLHSTHHGLEAGMGDGLSLHGLTHGMEDVQAMEDANNGMNILDQSVIKKVPVPHKSVASLMMNKDGLIGGITVNVNEVFCSVPGRLSLLSSTSKYKVTVGEVQRRLSPPECLNASLLGGVLRRAKSKNGGRSLREKLEKIGLNLPAGRRKAANVTLLTSLVEGEAVHLARDFGYICETEFPTKAVSEYLNRQHTDPNELHSRKNMLLATKQLCKEFMDLLAQDRTPLGNSRPTPILEPGIQSCLSHFSFITHGFGSPAICAALTALQNYLTEALKGLDKMFLNNPTPNRHTPADGSKGAGEKEEKHRK; the protein is encoded by the exons ATGCACTCGTTATACAGGGATCAGCGCGCGAACATGCTGTGGAAACTGGTGGAAAATGTCAAGTATGAAGATATATACGAG GACCGCCATGATGGGGTACCGAGCCACAGTTCCAGACTGTCCCAGCTGGGATCGGTCTCTCAGGGTCCGTACTCCAGCGCTCCGCCGCTCTCTCACACACCTTCCTCGGACTTCCAACCGCCGTACTTTCCGCCGCCGTACCAGCCGCTGCCGTATCACCAGAGTCAGGACCCGTACTCACACGTCAGTGACCCGTACTCTCTGAACGCTCTTCACCAGTCTCAGCAGCACCCGTGGGGCTCCCGGCAGAGGCAGGACATGGGCTCGGAGAGCGGAGCTTTACTGCCGCAGCCTCGAGCCTCTTTACCGCAGCTCTCGGGTCTGGACCCCCGGCGGGACTACTCCAGCATGCGCCGACCGGACGTGCTGCTCCACTCCACACATCACGGGCTCGAGGCGGGGATGGGAGATGGTCTGTCCCTTCATGGCCTGACACACGGCATGGAAGATGTGCAG GCTATGGAGGACGCAAACAACGGGATGAACATCCTGGATCAGTCTGTCATTAAAAAAG TTCCAGTTCCACACAAGAGCGTCGCTTCTCTGATGATGAACAAAGACGGTCTAATCGGCGGGATCACCGTGAACGTCAACGAGGTCTTCTGCTCGGTTCCCGGCCGCCTGTCGCTTCTTAGCTCCACATCCAAATATAAAGTGACGGTTGGCGAGGTCCAGCGGCGCCTCTCTCCGCCAGAGTGCCTCAACGCCTCTCTGCTTGGCGGGGTTCTACGGAG AGCGAAGTCGAAAAATGGCGGGAGATCACTGAGGGAAAAGCTGGAGAAGATCGGCTTGAATTTGCCCGCGGGGAGACGCAAAGCAGCGAATGTCACTTTACTGACGTCGCTAGTAGAAG GAGAAGCTGTTCATTTGGCTCGCGACTTTGGCTACATTTGTGAAACGGAATTTCCCACAAAGGCCGTGTCTGAATATCTGAACAGACAGCACACAGATCCAAACGAACTGCACTCGCGAAAGAACATGCTGCTCGCCACAAA GCAATTGTGTAAGGAGTTCATGGACCTGTTGGCTCAAGATCGCACTCCATTAGGAAACTCTCGGCCTACGCCCATCCTGGAGCCAGGAATCCAGAGCTGCCTGTCACACTTCAGCTTCATCACACACGGTTTTGGTTCTCCAGCCATCTGCGCCGCCCTCACGGCTTTGCAGAATTACCTGACTGAAGCCCTTAAAGGCCTCGACAAGATGTTCCTGAACAACCCCACCCCCAACCGACACACACCTGCAGACGGCTCCAAAggagctggagagaaagaggaaaaacacAGGAAATGA